A genomic window from Gossypium hirsutum isolate 1008001.06 chromosome D12, Gossypium_hirsutum_v2.1, whole genome shotgun sequence includes:
- the LOC107945774 gene encoding zinc finger protein CONSTANS-LIKE 2 encodes MLKEEISDAGGGNDWARICDTCRSAACTVYCRADSAYLCAGCDARVHAANRVASRHERVWVCEVCERAPAALLCKADAASLCTTCDAEIHSANPLARRHQRVPILPISGCLYDPLPTDHGCRKMASATETEDGFMCTNGDETIAEDEDEAASWLLLNPGKNSTNQNNGFMLAGEVDDYLDLVEYNSSVENQFTDQHQQQHYGVPHKSYGGDSVVPVQSGEAKDHFQQQQQQHQNFQYGLDYDASKAAYSYNGSITRTVSLSSVDVGIVPESTMSDISISHPRPPKGTIDLFSGPPTQMPTQLAPMEREARVLRYREKKKTRKFEKTIRYASRKAYAEMRPRIKGRFAKRTDVEVEVDQMFSTTVITGYGIVPSF; translated from the exons ATGTTGAAAGAAGAGATTAGTGATGCTGGTGGTGGAAACGATTGGGCGCGTATCTGCGACACATGCCGCTCCGCAGCTTGCACAGTGTACTGTCGAGCCGACTCGGCGTACCTCTGTGCTGGATGTGATGCCCGAGTGCATGCTGCGAACCGGGTCGCCTCGCGCCATGAACGCGTATGGGTGTGCGAGGTATGTGAGCGTGCCCCTGCTGCCCTGTTGTGCAAGGCAGACGCTGCATCCTTATGCACTACTTGTGATGCCGAAATCCATTCCGCCAATCCGCTTGCTCGTCGCCACCAGCGTGTCCCCATTCTTCCAATTTCAGGATGTCTATATGACCCCTTGCCCACTGACCATGGCTGTCGAAAAATGGCATCGGCGACTGAAACTGAAGATGGTTTTATGTGCACAAACGGAGACGAGACAATTGCCGAGGATGAGGATGAGGCAGCTTCATGGTTACTGCTGAATCCTGGGAAAAATAGCACCAACCAGAATAACGGGTTCATGCTTGCTGGGGAGGTTGACGACTATCTGGACCTCGTAGAATACAATTCAAGCGTGGAGAATCAATTCACAGAtcagcatcaacaacaacattacgGTGTTCCGCACAAGAGTTATGGTGGTGATAGCGTTGTGCCAGTTCAATCTGGAGAAGCAAAAGATCACTttcagcagcagcagcagcaacacCAGAATTTTCAGTATGGCCTGGATTACGATGCCTCAAAAGCTGCATACAGCTACAATGGTTCCATTACTCGCACT GTATCCCTTTCCTCTGTGGACGTCGGCATTGTGCCGGAATCAACAATGAGTGATATCTCAATCTCCCACCCAAGGCCGCCTAAAGGTACAATTGACCTCTTCTCTGGACCACCGACTCAGATGCCAACCCAACTTGCACCAATGGAAAGGGAGGCCAGAGTCCTGAGATATAGAGAGAAGAAGAAGACAAGAAAGTTTGAAAAGACAATAAGGTATGCTTCAAGAAAGGCATATGCAGAAATGAGACCTCGGATCAAGGGTCGGTTTGCCAAGAGAACCGACGTGGAAGTTGAAGTGGATCAGATGTTCTCCACAACAGTAATAactggatatggcattgtacCTTCTTTTTAA